ACCCGACGAGTTCGGCGCCGTGCACCTCGAGAAGGGGTGCTACCGCGGACAGGAGACCGTTGCGCGCGTGCACAACCTGGGCAAGCCGCCCCGGCGGTTGGTCCTGCTGCAGCTCGACGGCAGCGCCGACACGCGGCCGTCCACCGGCGATCCGGTCACCGCCGAGGGCCGTGCGATCGGTCGCGTCGGAACGGTCATCGACCACTACGAGTACGGCCCGATCGCGCTGGCGCTGATCAAGCGGTCGGTCCCCGTCGACACCCCGCTCGTCGCGGGTGGCGCCGACGCGACCATCGACCCGACCTCGCTGCGGGCCGACGACCGCATCCAGGCCGGTCGAGCTGCGATCGAAGGGCTGCGGTCGCGATGAGCGCACCTCTCGCGCAGGGCACCGTGCTGGCCGTGTGTGCCGCGCACGCCCCGGTCCACCTCGAGCGCATCGGCGACAGCGGGATCGCGAAATCCCCGATCACCGGGCCGGTGACGGTCTCGGCCGAAGGGGTCGACGGCGACCTGATCTGTGACACCAAACACCACGGTGGCGTGGATCAGGCGGTTTACGCCTACAGCGAGACCGAGGCGAGTCGGTGGGCCGGGGATCTCGACCGTGACCTGCCCGCGGGCTGGTTCGGTGAGAACCTCCGCATCGACGGGATCGAGGTGACCGACGCGATCGTCGGCGAGCGCTGGCGCATCGGCGACACCGTCGAGGTCGAGTGCACCATCCCGCGGACCCCGTGTCGCACCTTCGCCCAGTGGGCCGAGGAGACGCGGTGGGTCGCGCGCTTCGCCGAACGCGCCGACACCGGCGCCTACCTGCGGGTTGTCGTGGGTGGACAGATCCAGGCAGGCGACGCGGTGACGGTGCTGTCCCGTCCGGAACACGGCGTCCGCGTCCGGTCGCTGTTCGTCGGAGATGCACCCGATTCCGGACTCGAGGTGTTGACCACCGACTCCCGCTACGAGGGCAAGGTGCACCGCGAGGCGTCGAGGTGGGTGCGCAAGCGTGTTCGCGAGTCGGAGCGCGCGCAGTCCTGAACGCGCCGGTCCATTACGCCACCTGCCGTGTCGAGGGCGGAGATCAGATCGTTCGCCGGTCGAACAGCCTCCCGTCAATCACACAGGTGTACAGCTCACGAGGCCGCGGGTCTCCGGCAGCCGCCGCGACAGGCGCGGCAATCGCCTGGCGAGGCTGGTCCGCAAGGTGGCCTCGGGCGCGCTAGACTGTTTCTCACGACAAGGTTTATAAACTCAGAATGGGGCCGCCAGTCTTGATTGGCCGCCCCGTCATTGTGCGAGGGGGTCCCCCTATGGGCCGCGGCAGAGCAAAAGCAAAGCAGACGAAGGTCGCTCGGGAGCTGAAGTACAGCTCTCCGAACATGGACCTGACGAGCCTGCAGCGAGAGCTGGCGAACGAACCAGAACGCCCCTCCGATCGCCCGGACCCCGCAGAGGCCTGGGCCGACGAAGACGAGTGGCGCCGAGCCTGAATCTCGGCTGGACGGCCGACCGATCACTGATCGGTCGGCTGATCGTCGTGTCCGCACGGCGTCAGAACCGCGGGTGTTCCCCGTTCAGTCCCGCAGCACCGGCCTGATCCTTGCCGTCGTGTGACTTCTTGATCGACCCCAACACCCAGCAGTCCAGGTGCCGCGCGGTCAGCACCGCGAGCGCCCGGTCGGTGTCCTCGGGGGCCACGATCGCGACCATCCCGACGCCCATGTTGAAGGTGCGTTCCATCTCCGCGCGCTCGACCC
This window of the Williamsia phyllosphaerae genome carries:
- a CDS encoding MOSC domain-containing protein: MSAPLAQGTVLAVCAAHAPVHLERIGDSGIAKSPITGPVTVSAEGVDGDLICDTKHHGGVDQAVYAYSETEASRWAGDLDRDLPAGWFGENLRIDGIEVTDAIVGERWRIGDTVEVECTIPRTPCRTFAQWAEETRWVARFAERADTGAYLRVVVGGQIQAGDAVTVLSRPEHGVRVRSLFVGDAPDSGLEVLTTDSRYEGKVHREASRWVRKRVRESERAQS
- a CDS encoding DUF3073 domain-containing protein, with amino-acid sequence MGRGRAKAKQTKVARELKYSSPNMDLTSLQRELANEPERPSDRPDPAEAWADEDEWRRA